A window from Pseudomonas sp. Tri1 encodes these proteins:
- a CDS encoding ChbG/HpnK family deacetylase: MPRQVIVNADDFGLSLSENALILRAFEAGLISSATAMANMPGFEQACELARHPLLNGHIGLHFNLSYGPPLSEAIALRKVFCGANGEFDLNLSRYCLRLGSKDLAAVEDELQAQWQRCLDHGLRPSHLDSHQHVHNIWPIGELVARFAARQGVPIRLARNLGANLNLPKRLFKTLLNRRMHRLCGATADYVCTPADLDHAAPPERGSLEVIVHPLELDGDFGDASLIPGGSLTQVLNKRLAGVPKVAYGGMVPVLTLAEYGDVQ; the protein is encoded by the coding sequence ATGCCTCGCCAAGTGATCGTCAACGCTGACGACTTCGGACTCAGCCTCAGCGAAAATGCGCTGATCCTGCGGGCCTTCGAGGCAGGCTTGATCAGCTCCGCCACGGCCATGGCCAACATGCCGGGCTTCGAGCAGGCGTGTGAACTGGCCCGGCACCCGCTGCTCAACGGCCACATAGGCCTGCACTTCAATCTCAGCTACGGCCCGCCACTGAGTGAGGCGATCGCATTACGAAAAGTGTTTTGCGGCGCCAATGGCGAGTTCGACCTGAACCTGTCGCGTTACTGCCTGCGCCTCGGTTCGAAGGACTTGGCGGCCGTGGAAGACGAACTCCAAGCGCAGTGGCAGCGCTGCCTCGACCACGGCTTGCGGCCAAGCCACCTCGACTCCCATCAACACGTGCACAACATCTGGCCGATCGGAGAACTGGTGGCCCGCTTCGCCGCCCGTCAAGGCGTTCCCATACGACTGGCACGCAACCTGGGGGCGAACCTGAACCTGCCCAAGCGCCTTTTCAAGACCCTGCTCAACCGTCGCATGCACCGCCTGTGCGGCGCCACCGCTGACTACGTCTGCACGCCGGCCGACCTGGACCACGCCGCACCACCGGAGCGTGGCTCGCTTGAGGTCATCGTTCATCCGCTGGAACTGGACGGGGATTTTGGCGATGCCAGCCTGATCCCGGGGGGCTCCCTGACTCAGGTGCTGAACAAGCGCCTGGCGGGCGTGCCCAAAGTGGCGTACGGCGGGATGGTGCCAGTGTTGACGCTGGCCGAATACGGGGATGTGCAGTAA
- a CDS encoding alpha/beta hydrolase yields the protein MSSSLLSRLGRRWLALLCMTTMVVGLPVGCAVLQHKERELVFRIEPGTATWFNGLPSTVQEFDLRPKSFKAGENIHGWWWPAERKNAPAILYLHGVRWNLTGQLFRIQQLRALGFSVLAIDYRGFGKSHGELPSEASVYEDARIAWKRLEVLQPDPARRLIYGHSLGGAVAVDLAAELGQKAAKDGSAVPARGLVIESTFTSLGDVATAMANTSLPVRWLLSQKFDSIDKIGEINMPLLVVHGSADRYVPPRFSEQLFNAAQEPKHLLLVPGATHNNSMSLAGKNYRQALDALMKSSPSPVAGNALASPAKAG from the coding sequence ATGTCTTCGTCTCTTCTGTCCCGCCTTGGGCGGCGTTGGCTGGCTTTGCTGTGCATGACCACAATGGTGGTCGGGCTACCGGTGGGCTGCGCGGTGTTGCAGCATAAGGAGCGGGAGCTGGTCTTTCGGATCGAGCCGGGAACGGCAACCTGGTTCAATGGCTTGCCCAGCACTGTGCAAGAGTTCGACCTCAGGCCAAAAAGCTTCAAGGCCGGGGAAAACATCCACGGCTGGTGGTGGCCGGCCGAACGCAAGAACGCGCCGGCGATTCTGTACTTGCATGGTGTGCGCTGGAATTTGACTGGGCAGTTGTTTCGTATCCAGCAGTTGCGGGCCCTGGGCTTTTCGGTGCTGGCGATCGACTACCGTGGCTTTGGCAAGAGCCACGGGGAGCTACCGTCGGAAGCCAGCGTCTACGAAGACGCACGCATCGCCTGGAAGCGTCTTGAAGTGCTGCAACCGGACCCGGCCCGGCGACTGATCTACGGCCACTCCCTGGGCGGCGCCGTGGCCGTGGACCTTGCGGCGGAACTGGGTCAAAAGGCCGCCAAAGACGGCAGCGCAGTCCCAGCCCGAGGCTTGGTCATCGAATCCACGTTCACGTCCCTGGGCGACGTCGCAACCGCCATGGCGAACACCTCCCTGCCGGTGCGCTGGTTGCTATCGCAGAAGTTCGACTCCATCGACAAAATCGGCGAGATCAACATGCCGTTGCTGGTGGTGCACGGCTCGGCCGATCGCTACGTACCGCCGCGCTTCAGCGAGCAACTGTTCAACGCCGCCCAGGAGCCCAAGCACCTGTTGCTGGTGCCTGGCGCCACCCACAACAACAGCATGAGCCTGGCGGGCAAAAACTACCGGCAGGCATTGGATGCCCTGATGAAAAGCTCACCTTCGCCCGTGGCTGGAAACGCCTTGGCCAGCCCGGCCAAGGCGGGCTGA
- a CDS encoding GNAT family N-acetyltransferase: MAIRFQWCRSLGAEDFPTTAYEQLRTQVPDATPFNTLAWLQAAEFALLPDQQLQVLLGWEDQTLCLCLPLVSGRERIGGLRFRVLHHLGYPLADRIALLVRLDAEGMGQALMQIRQHLPHVLLQLNEVVEPVGEESVLSAWMALSSTGERRLSCRVPVHLISDSDRQEISGDPRYKLRRARKRIAACGAQIRRVTPDAISIGLLLHELAEVEAASWKGEEGVGIFADPRRRQWMNHAFTALAAQGLVRVVMLELDGRCISYRLGLLDQGRLYDYNLAFLPQHADLGSGRVLLEEWIRWGLDENWRWIDASRVSLENSSHQLHERMTGQLEHWRWSFYSWQPAGLILGVALRLWKSLKPWLRQRPGAQATASVSPTPSQENTHASPSDRQR; encoded by the coding sequence ATGGCGATCCGGTTCCAATGGTGTCGCTCCCTGGGCGCCGAGGACTTTCCTACAACGGCTTATGAACAGCTGCGAACCCAGGTACCCGACGCTACGCCCTTCAACACCCTGGCCTGGCTGCAGGCAGCGGAGTTCGCCCTGCTGCCGGACCAGCAGTTGCAGGTATTGCTGGGCTGGGAGGACCAGACGCTGTGCCTGTGCCTGCCCCTGGTATCGGGCCGTGAACGCATCGGTGGCCTGCGGTTCCGGGTGTTGCATCACTTGGGTTATCCATTGGCCGACCGAATCGCCTTGTTGGTGCGCCTGGACGCCGAGGGCATGGGCCAGGCACTGATGCAGATTCGCCAGCACCTGCCCCATGTGCTGTTGCAATTGAACGAAGTGGTCGAGCCGGTAGGTGAAGAAAGCGTCCTCAGTGCCTGGATGGCGCTAAGCTCCACTGGAGAGCGACGGCTCAGTTGTCGGGTGCCGGTACATTTGATCAGCGACAGCGACCGCCAGGAAATTTCTGGCGACCCACGCTACAAGTTGCGCCGGGCACGCAAGCGGATCGCCGCCTGCGGTGCGCAGATTCGCCGGGTGACACCCGACGCCATCAGCATCGGCCTGCTGTTGCACGAGCTGGCCGAAGTCGAGGCGGCCAGTTGGAAAGGCGAAGAAGGCGTGGGCATCTTCGCCGATCCCAGGCGTCGGCAATGGATGAACCACGCCTTCACCGCCCTCGCCGCCCAGGGGCTGGTGCGAGTGGTGATGTTGGAACTGGACGGGCGCTGTATCAGTTACCGCCTCGGCCTGCTGGATCAGGGGCGGCTGTACGACTACAACCTGGCGTTCCTGCCGCAGCACGCCGACCTGGGCAGCGGTCGGGTACTGCTCGAAGAGTGGATCCGCTGGGGGCTGGACGAAAACTGGCGCTGGATCGATGCATCGCGGGTCAGCCTCGAAAACTCTAGCCATCAGCTACACGAACGCATGACTGGCCAACTGGAACACTGGCGCTGGAGCTTTTACTCATGGCAGCCCGCAGGCCTGATCCTGGGAGTTGCCTTGCGGCTATGGAAAAGCCTCAAGCCATGGCTTCGCCAGCGCCCAGGCGCGCAAGCCACGGCGTCGGTTTCACCCACCCCCAGCCAGGAGAACACGCATGCCTCGCCAAGTGATCGTCAACGCTGA